From the genome of Cryptococcus tetragattii IND107 chromosome 6, whole genome shotgun sequence, one region includes:
- a CDS encoding V-type ATPase, G subunit produces MAANSQGIQTLLEAEKEAAKVVQKARQYRVQKLKDARSEAAKEIEAYKAKKEEEFKRFKSEHTSQTSTSQTSIDSTTKTQLSQLDDAVAKNKEKVIKKIVSRVLQSEPHLHPNLKKLEA; encoded by the exons ATG GCTGCCAATTCTCAAGGGATTCAGACGTTGCTCGAAGCCGAGAAGGAGGCTGCCAAGGTCGTGCAGAAGGCTAGACAGT ATCGAGTGCAAAAGCTCAAGGATGCTAGGTCCGAGGCTGCtaaggagattgaagcCTACAAGgccaaaaaggaagaggagttcAAGAGATTTAAGTCCGAG CACACCTCTCAAACATCAACTTCTCAAACATCTATCGATTCTACCACAAAGACCCAACTTTCTCAACTGGATGATGCCGTCgcgaagaacaaggagaaggtcatcaagaagattgtcaGCAGGGTTCTCCAGTCGGAACCTCATTTGCATCCCAACCtgaagaagcttgaggCGTAG